The following proteins are encoded in a genomic region of Oryctolagus cuniculus chromosome 6, mOryCun1.1, whole genome shotgun sequence:
- the IFGGA1 gene encoding interferon-gamma-inducible GTPase 10 isoform X2, protein MGAAPSATYSERQNQDLDSSFKAYLKNCKTESKIISQETIRSIQSHLAKGDLPGAHSVISDALKNIDDIPLNIAVTGDSGSGKSSLVNTLRGIGDEGEDAAPVGAKDTTMERKPYKHPKFPSVTIWDLPGFGTPNFQLKGYLDKVKFGEYDLFIIVSASFFTKYDLELAKGIRAMKKNFYLVRTKVDFDLQNEQQFKPTTYEREKVLEEIRNNSLKEFYKNDIELQTFLISNKDSSEFDFSILMDTLLKDLPNQKRNKFMLSLPSITEAAIEKKKESLKQNIWLGAVKDGILATLPMASVFKDNDVEKLQASLHQYRVCFGVDDESLQILAKDLRGHVEELKAIIKSPYLLDTEQDETIGEKLLKFLDGLSSADGGLLATGLYFRQIYLQFHFLDIVANDAKVLLKEAYSRKQLTYH, encoded by the coding sequence ATGGGTGCAGCTCCCTCAGCTACATACTCTGAGAGACAAAACCAAGATTTAGACTCCAGCTTTAAGGCATATCTTAAGAACTGCAAGACAGAAAGCAAAATCATCTCTCAGGAGACCATCCGTTCAATTCAGTCACACTTGGCAAAAGGAGATCTTCCAGGGGCACACTCTGTGATCAGTGATGcattaaaaaatattgatgatATCCCACTCAACATCGCTGTGACAGGGGATTCAGGATCAGGGAAATCCAGTTTAGTCAACACCCTGAGAGGGATTGGAGATGAAGGAGAAGATGCAGCTCCCGTTGGAGCAAAGGACACAACCATGGAGAGAAAGCCATACAAACACCCCAAGTTTCCCAGTGTGACAATATGGGACTTGCCTGGCTTTGGAACTCCTAATTTCCAGCTAAAAGGTTATCTAGACAAAGTAAAATTTGGTgagtatgatttatttattattgtttctgCTTCATTCTTCACAAAATATGACCTAGAACTGGCCAAAGGGATCAGAGCTATGAAGAAGAACTTCTACCTTGTGAGAACCAAGGTGGACTTTGATTTACAAAATGAACAGCAATTTAAACCTACTAcctatgaaagagaaaaagtctTGGAAGAGATTCGAAACAATTCTCTGAAGGAATTTTACAAGAATGATATTGAACTCCAAACATTCCTAATCTCCAACAAAGATTCGTCTGAGTTTGATTTCTCGATCCTGATGGACACCCTACTGAAAGATCTCCCTAATCAAAAGCGCAACAAATTCATGCTTTCCCTGCCCAGTATTACTGAGGCAGCCattgaaaaaaagaaggaatctcTAAAGCAGAATATCTGGCTAGGAGCCGTGAAGGATGGAATTTTGGCTACCTTGCCTATGGCGTCTGTCTTTAAGGACAATGATGTGGAGAAGCTGCAGGCAAGCCTACACCAATATCGAGTCTGTTTTGGAGTGGATGATGAATCTCTTCAGATTTTGGCTAAGGATTTGCGAGGGCATGTGGAAGAACTCAAAGCAATTATTAAATCTCCCTATTTGTTGGACACTGAACAGGATGAAACAATAGGGGAAAAGCTTTTGAAATTTCtggatgggctcagctcagcTGATGGAGGTCTTCTTGCTACAGGTCTTTACTTTAGACAAATTTACTTGCAATTTCATTTCCTTGACATAGTGGCCAATGATGCTAAAGTTCTCCTGAAAGAGGCTTATTCCAGAAAGCAATTGACTTACCATTAG